Proteins encoded in a region of the Ziziphus jujuba cultivar Dongzao chromosome 3, ASM3175591v1 genome:
- the LOC107422005 gene encoding FACT complex subunit SPT16 → MAETRNVNVKSSNGKVSGARNPYAINLDNFSRRLKILYSHWNDYKRELWGASDAITIATPPTSEDLRYLKSSALNIWLVGYEFPETIMVFMKKQIHVLCSQKKASLLDVVKKSAKDAVGVDVVLHVKPKSDDGTGLMDSIFRAVNAQAKSNGRDTPVVGHIAREAPEGKLLEMWAEKLKNSNFELTDVTNGFSDLFAVKDNNELTNVKRAAFLTSSVLRSFVVPKLEKVIDEEKKVSHSSLMDDTEKTILEPAKIKVKLKAENVDICYPPIFQSGGDFDLKPSASSNDENLCYDSTSVIICAVGSRYNSYCSNVARTFLIDANAIQSKAYEVLLKAQEAAISKLKSGNKVSVAYQAALSVVEKDAPELVTNLTKTAGTGIGLEFRESGLNLNAKNDRTLKTGMVFNVSLGFQNLQAATKNPKTQKFSLLLADTVIVQKDVPEVLTHLSSKAVKDVAYSFNEDDDEEEERQKVKSETKGVGTTLSKATLRSDNQEMSKEELRRQHQAELARQKNEETARRLAGGGSASADNRGNGKTIGDLIAYKNVNDLPSPKDLMIQIDQKNEAILFPIYGTMVPFHVATVKSVSSQQDSNRNCYIRIIFNVPGTPFNPHDANSLKFQGSIYLKEVSFRSKDSRHISEAVQLIKTLRRQVASRESERAERATLVTQEKLQLAGAKFKPIRLSDLWIRPPFGGRGRKLTGSIEAHANGFRYSTSRPDERVDVMFSNVKHAFFQPAEKEMITLLHFHLHNHIMVGNKKTKDVQFYVEVMDVVQTLGGGKRSAYDPDEIEEEQRERDRKNKINMDFQNFVNRVNDLWGQPQFKVLDLEFDQPLRELGFHGVPHKASAFIVPTSSCLVELIETPFVVITLSEIEIVNLERVGLGQKNFDMTIVFKDFKRDVFRIDSIPSTSLDGIKEWLDTTDLKYYESRLNLNWRPILKTITDDPEKFIEDGGWEFLNMEVSDSDSDNSEESDKGYVPSDVQSDSGSDDEDDDSESLVESEDDDEEDSEEDSEEDEGKTWEELEREASYADREKGADSDSEEERARRKMKTYGKSRAPDKRNLGGSLPKRPKLRR, encoded by the coding sequence ATGGCAGAGACTCGAAATGTTAATGTGAAATCTTCAAATGGAAAGGTGTCCGGGGCCAGAAATCCTTATGCCATCAATCTGGATAATTTCAGTAGGCGGTTGAAGATTTTATATTCACATTGGAATGACTACAAACGTGAACTATGGGGTGCTTCGGACGCAATTACAATAGCAACTCCTCCGACCTCTGAAGATCTTCGCTACCTGAAATCGTCAGCTCTCAATATCTGGTTGGTTGGTTATGAGTTCCCTGAAACAATCATGGTTTTCATGAAGAAGCAGATCCATGTTCTATGTAGCCAGAAGAAGGCCTCTCTGCTTGATGTTGTGAAAAAGTCAGCCAAAGATGCTGTGGGTGTTGACGTCGTGTTGCACGTAAAGCCCAAAAGTGATGATGGAACTGGACTTATGGATAGTATTTTCCGTGCTGTCAATGCTCAGGCCAAGTCCAATGGTCGTGATACTCCTGTTGTTGGACACATTGCGAGAGAGGCTCCTGAAGGGAAGCTTTTGGAGATGTGGGCTGAAAAATTGAAGAATTCAAAtttcgagctaactgatgtaaCTAATGGGTTCTCAGACTTGTTTGCTGTCAAAGACAATAATGAGCTTACCAATGTGAAAAGAGCTGCATTTTTAACTTCGTCGGTCTTGAGGAGCTTTGTGGTCCCTAAGCTTGAAAAGGTCATTGATGAGGAAAAAAAGGTTTCCCATTCTTCATTGATGGATGACACAGAAAAAACCATACTAGAACCTGCAAAAATAAAGGTGAAGTTGAAGGCAGAGAACGTTGATATTTGTTACCCTCCAATTTTCCAAAGTGGGGGAGATTTTGATCTGAAACCAAGTGCTTCAAGCAATGACGAGAACCTTTGCTATGACTCTACTAGTGTGATTATATGTGCTGTTGGATCTCGGTACAACAGCTATTGCTCAAATGTCGCTCGAACCTTTCTAATTGATGCCAATGCTATACAGAGCAAGGCTTATGAGGTTCTCCTCAAAGCTCAAGAAGCAGCAATTAGTAAATTAAAATCTGGAAACAAGGTAAGTGTTGCGTACCAAGCAGCACTTTCAGTAGTTGAGAAGGATGCTCCTGAATTGGTTACGAACTTGACCAAAACTGCAGGAACTGGAATTGGGCTTGAGTTTCGTGAGTCTGGGCTTAACCTTAATGCCAAGAATGATCGAACTTTGAAAACAGGCATGGTTTTCAATGTGTCTCTTGGCTTTCAGAATTTGCAGGCGGCCACCAAGAACCCAAAGACccaaaaattttcacttttgcTAGCAGATACTGTTATTGTTCAGAAAGATGTCCCTGAAGTGTTGACACATTTGAGTTCTAAAGCTGTCAAGGATGTGGCATACTCCTTTAATGAGGATGATGACGAGGAAGAAGAGagacaaaaagtaaaatcagAGACTAAAGGTGTTGGGACTACCTTGTCCAAGGCAACACTTAGGTCTGACAACCAGGAGATGTCTAAGGAAGAGCTACGCAGGCAGCACCAGGCAGAACTTGCTCGTCAGAAGAATGAAGAAACTGCAAGGAGGCTTGCTGGTGGGGGTTCGGCTTCAGCGGATAATCGTGGCAATGGGAAGACAATTGGTGACCTAATTGCGTATAAGAATGTCAATGATCTGCCTTCTCCAAAAGATTTGATGATTCAGATTGACCAAAAGAATGAAGCCATCCTCTTTCCGATATATGGAACCATGGTTCCTTTTCATGTGGCCACGGTGAAGAGTGTGTCCAGCCAGCAGGACAGCAATCGAAACTGCTACATCCGTATTATCTTCAATGTACCTGGCACACCATTTAATCCTCATGATGCAAACTCTCTCAAGTTTCAAGGGTCAATTTATTTGAAGGAAGTCTCATTTCGCTCTAAGGACTCCAGGCATATAAGTGAAGCTGTCCAGCTGATTAAAACCCTTCGCCGACAGGTTGCCTCTAGGGAGTCTGAAAGAGCTGAGAGAGCCACTTTAGTTACTCAAGAGAAGCTTCAACTTGCAGGAGCAAAGTTTAAGCCAATACGTCTGTCTGATCTATGGATTCGCCCCCCCTTTGGTGGTCGTGGAAGAAAGCTTACTGGATCTATTGAAGCCCATGCAAATGGGTTTCGCTATTCTACTTCAAGGCCTGATGAACGTGTGGATGTTATGTTTTCCAATGTCAAGCATGCCTTCTTCCAGCCAGCAGAAAAGGAAATGATCACTCTGCTGCACTTTCATTTGCACAATCACATTATGGTAGGAAACAAAAAGACCAAGGATGTGCAATTTTATGTTGAGGTGATGGATGTCGTCCAGACACTAGGAGGTGGAAAGAGATCTGCCTATGATCCAGATGAGATTGAGGAAGAACAACGTGAACGGGACCGaaagaacaaaattaatatggattTCCAAAACTTTGTGAATCGAGTGAATGATTTATGGGGGCAACCTCAATTCAAAGTACTTGACCTTGAGTTTGATCAGCCTCTCAGAGAGCTTGGCTTCCATGGAGTACCCCACAAGGCTTCGGCTTTCATTGTGCCCACCTCAAGCTGCCTGGTTGAACTGATAGAGACACCGTTTGTGGTAATTACTCTAAGTGAGATTGAGATAGTCAACCTTGAGAGAGTTGGCCTTGGGCAGAAGAACTTTGATATGACTATAGTATTTAAGGACTTCAAGCGGGATGTATTTAGAATTGATTCCATCCCCTCAACATCCTTAGATGGAATCAAAGAGTGGCTAGACACAACTGACCTCAAGTATTATGAAAGCAGGTTGAATCTGAATTGGCGGCCTATACTGAAGACTATTACCGATGATCCCGAGAAGTTCATAGAGGATGGTGGATGGGAATTTTTGAACATGGAGGTTAGTGATTCAGATTCTGATAACTCAGAAGAGTCAGACAAAGGGTATGTGCCTTCAGATGTTCAGTCCGACTCAGGTTCAGATGACGAGGATGATGACAGCGAGTCATTAGTGGAATCtgaggatgatgatgaagaggacTCTGAAGAAGACTCAGAGGAAGATGAAGGAAAGACATGGGAAGAGTTGGAGAGGGAAGCAAGCTATGCAGATAGGGAAAAAGGGGCTGATTCTGATAGTGAAGAGGAAAGGGCAAGGAGGAAGATGAAGACTTATGGAAAGTCGCGAGCACCGGACAAGAGGAACCTTGGAGGCAGCCTTCCTAAGAGGCCCAAATTAAGGAGATAG